The window ACAATCAATTTATGCTTATATTAGAACAATTGTTTGCAATTGATTGTAAATCTCAAATGTGAGAATACGTTAATTGTTGGACCCAAATTTATCCCACAGTTTAATGGagttttaaccattttaaattgttAATTATGAATCATACAACTACAAATGTAAATTGCATACATATTATTGCAGGTTCTCATACAGATGCAACCTCAAAACACCATGATTCCTCATGTTCACAAAGACAACCAATTTATCAGCAAAGTCCAATCATACAGAGTCCATCTTATCGACAAACTTCAGTACTGAAAAATATAACTAACAGTAAGCATGTTGTTACTTTGCTGAATTATATGAAAACTTATCCTATATTTTTCATAAAATTAACAGTGTACCTAATGATCTTTTTTGATGATTTTGCAGCTCCGGATCAATTCAAATCTCCAAGAACACCATCAAAACTTATTACTTCACGCTACATTTCTTCTCCAACATCAAACGTGCCTCCGTATAGGTTACCAAAGAATGGTAAGTACTTCTCTTTAAAACAATAAATAGTAAATCAATGGTTCTGAAAAGTAATCCATTTTAttcaagtttattattattatacacgaTTTTGTGCTCTGTATTTTCATACCAGATGTCCGTTGCCAAACTACATATTCCCAATCACCAAATACGGTATCTGATTGTTCAAAAGGATCTAAGCGTAGAGGTAGACCACCAATTTACAATTTAGAAAACACACAACCAGTTCCCTTCAACACAATAACAAGTTCCATCAATGTCAATACTAACGGTTAGATGTTctatacttttttttttaatttttttaaaagaaTTCTTAACTAATAAGCACTTCAAAAAATCTCAGTTCCTCCAACAGCCATAACAAGTGAAGTTCATGTAGTCAAGGAAAATAGTAGAATTCACCAATTTTCCTCCTTGACCACGATAAGTTCCGAAGTCAATACAATCACAACTATCGATAGAAACGTAAAAACTTCATCAGGCATAACTTCATGTGGAAGCAGCATGACATCCAATCTTGGGCATTTGTCGGACACTCAACGGATTTCTAGACCAAGGGGAAGACCAAAGAAATATCCACAACAAGATACTTATTTGGTTGAGCCGTCTTCAGAAAACGACACAATAAGCTCGGAAGGTTAATGAGAATTTTGTTATAACACAAATTAATTTATGCATATCAACTTATTATTAAGTATATAGTGTTCTCAAATTCAATATTTTTTACAGGTCAACACTCATCTTCATCTTCGATACAGCTGCCAATAAAATCCAATAAAGACCTTATTACAAAGCGTAGAGGACGACCACCAAAATACGCTTTCAGCTCTAACGACTTGATACCCTGTGCAAGTTCTGCTACGCAAAAGTCTAACATTCAGTCTGTTGACTCTCAATCTGCAAAGATGGCTGGAATATCGACAggttgatatatattattattctgATATTGTACTATTAGTGCACTACCTCATATTCAATATCAACTGCAAAAGTAGTAACCAACCTAAGTATTTATTTTTAACAAATTCAATTAGATACACCATGTAACCATAAGAAACTATAAGAATATAAGTAATTAAGTCCCCGCTTAAACTCTCTTTGATGTATACAGAATATAGAGACATTGGAGATGCTATATATGTGTGTAACGCTTGTAAAGCATGCTTATGGAAATCTGAAGCAATGCGCGGCAACAAGAGTTTCACGAAAAAGATATATTCTCTATGTTGTTTAAACGGAAAAGTAGAACTTCCAACTTTGAATAAACCCCCACAGTTACTCATGGAACTTTTCTCAGGAACTTCGGACAGGTCAAAGAAGTTTGTTGAAAATGTCAAACGTTATAACATGATGTTTAGTTTCACATCTATTGTTGGGAAGGTGGATCATAAAATTAACTCAGGTAAGGGTCCTTATGTTTATCGTATGTGTGGTCAAAATTACCATCTTGGAGGAAGCTTAATACCACAGCCGGGAAAAGAGCCAAGATTTTGTCAGTTGTACATTTACGATACTAAACATGAGGTTGACAACCGAATTAATGCATACAGGTATAAAATATTATCTTCTATCATTTTTTGTAAGGTTTCAAAATTAATATATTTCATACCAGTTTATCTCTAAATATTACTTTAATCATAACATGAATGCATTTAATGGTTTTCGAACTTATTATTTATGACAGCAATTCACACAATGCAAGCAGTAATACAAGCCAATATGGCCTGGATTCTGACACTGTTTTCAGATTAAAAGGATTGCTGGATCAAACGAATCCTTTAGTGAAGAAATTTAGAATGGCAAGAGATAGGTATGACATGAATGAAAAAGAaactataaaaattaaattaattggaAGTAGAGCTAAAGATGGAAGGACTTATAATCTACCTACAGCTGATGAGGTAGCTGCTTTGGTAATCGGAGATATTGATGGCACCACAGACAAAAGGGACATTATTTTGGATAGTCGTTCTAAAGGTTTAAAACGTATCAGTGAGTTGCATCCTTCTTATCTGGCGCTTCAATATCCTATATTGTTTCCGTATGCAGAGGATGGATATCGACCAGAAATTTTTCATAAGGGTGTGGAGATAGAGGATGCCACAGGTCATTCAAAACTAACCATAAGAGAGTTTTTTGCTTTTCGGTTGCAAAAGAGGGTAAATGAAACATCATTGATATTGTTGTCTAGAAAATTATTACAGCAGTTTATAGTTGATGCTTATACAATGGTTGAAAACACAAGGCTTTTTTACATTAGAAACAATCAAAAAGCTTTCAGAAGGGTGCAACTATCTTCTTTATACGAGGCACAAAATTCAGGGGATAATGATGTATCGATTATGGGAACTAGAGTGACACTACCATCATCCTTTACTGGTGGTGCACGATATATGCAGCAAAATTACTTGGATGCCATGGCCATTGTTAGAGCATTTGGCTATCCTGATTTTTTATAACATTCACATGCAACTCTCAGTGGCCAGAAATTCTTAGGTTTTTGGAACCATATAATTTGAAACCCGAAGACCGTCCTGATATAACCACCTGTGTTTTTAAGATTAAGTTGGATGCATTAATGAAACAAATCAAGAAAGAGAAACTCTTTGGTAAACTACAAGGACGTAAGTTACTTTTAAATGTTGCAAGATCTTCATTTTAATTAACATTACATTTAAATTACTATTTGTTAAGTTATTTTATAGCCATGCTTACTAATATATAAACTTACGATGAACAGATCTCTATGTCATAGAGTTTCAAAAAAGAGGTCTACCACATGCGCATATATGCATATTTATAGACAAAGAAGACAAAATACCAAATCCAGAGGACATAGATAAGTTTATATGCGCTGAAATACCAAACAAAGAAGACGATCCAGAGTTGTACACACTTGTCCAGGATTTTATGATGCACGGACCTTGTGGCCCAAAACACCTTTCATGTCCTTGTATGGTAAACAAAGAGTGTTCAAAGCATTTTCCTAAGGATTTTACAGACGAAACACATTTTGATAAAGAAGGATATCCTCTGTATAGGAGACGTGACGATGGGAACTTTATTATGAAAAAGGACTCGAAACTTGACAACAGGTCAGACCCTTTTCCACCACTCTATTTTAACAAGTTTTTTTTAAAGAACTGCATAATTCAGCTTTTAATTAAGTAGGGAGATAAGTACGTAcgatatattaaaaattcacataaTTTAGAATTTGGTAAAAATGTGTGTTCTAAACATCGTATTTTCCATGTCAAAATATAATTTTAGTTGTATCAACTAAATGTTAAGCCTATTAATTAAACtatcattaataattaaaaatatcatAAATTTGCTCTATGCTTAATTATTTATAAACAGCCATGGTTGCAAATATTTTTAATGTATGAATTTATTTATATTACCCGCTAACTATTAAATGTTATTGTGCCGGAACGTTGTTCCATACAACAAAACACTCTTGAAACAATACCAAGCTCATATCAACGTCGAGTCGTGCAATCAAATTGGATCCATAAAATATTTGTTCAAATATATAAACAAGGGTCCAGATAGGATATCCGTGTCATTTCAAGAAGATGCTACTACCGCAGATAACAGTAACTGTATGAAAAAAGGAGAAAGATGAGATAGCTGAGTATTATAGCTGCAGATACATTTCAGCGTGTGAGGCCTCTTGGCATTTATTTAATTACGAAATTGTTAATAGGTCACCAGCAGTGTACAGACTTTCTTTTCACCTGCCAGACCACCAACCAATTGTATTTGATGAAGACGAGCCCATGGAATCTGTTCTTGAAAAGCCATCAGTGGGTGCTTCTCAATTTATAGAATGGATGAACCGAAATCGACATGATAATGAAGCACGCCAATACACTTATGTTGAATTTCCAAGATACTATGTTTGGAATGGTAATACCCGAAAGTGGACTAAAAGAACAAGCCAGAAAACTGTTGGACGGATCCATTTTGTGCATCCTAAATCAGGTGAGTCTTACTATCTTCGTATATTATTGAACAAGGTAAGTGGACCAACGTGTTTTGAAGATATACGAACGGTTGATGGTAAGGTGCATGATTCATTTAAGGAAGCATGTTACGCACTAGGACTTTTAAATGATGACAAGGAATACATTGCTTCCATTAAAGAGACTCATACTTGGGCTTCTGAACACTATTGTCGTGGATTGTttgtatcattaattacatcagatagtATTGCTTGTCCAGACCGTGTATGGAAAGAAACGTGTGACTTACTATCTGATGATCTCAAACACGAAGTTCCAGAAAGGTTAAGAACAAATGGTATGTTACTTATATCAAttcctttttattttttatatcaaatttaatcatatgttattttgtaataaagtaaatttataaattaaatttaaaataaagtATGCCCTATGCAACACTTTGTTTTATGATAAGCATACTTTGTTCTTAAAAATATTTTGAATTTTAGAATATATTATTTCGTTACTCTTTAATGATACCGCAATTTGGCAGCTTACTTTTTTTTCTTCATACTTATATATTATATCACGTTTTCGTGCAGATGTTGACAAATTGACAAACGTTCTTCACAATTTGGCTCTGGCTAAAATTGAAATTGAGTTAAATCGTTCAGGTGCAACGTTGAAAAATATACCAAACATGCCCTTTCCGGATTATGAATTCATAAATACTTCTTGCAACATGCTAATACAAGATGAATTGAACTACAACATTGCTGATCTTGAAGAAGAGCATCGTACCTTATGTGCTACCATGACAACGGAGCAAAAAGTAGTTTACGACACTATTATTGCTACTGTTGATCAACAAGCTGCTGGATTATATTTCGTTTACGGATATGGTGGAACCGGTAAAACTTTTGTTTGGAAAACCCTTGCAGCAGCTATTAGATCACGTGGAGACATTGTTATTAATGTAGCATCAAGCGGTATAGCAGCTTTACTACTAACCGGTGGTCGAACAGCACATTCTCGATTTTCCATTCCAATTAATGTTCTAGAAGATTCTTTTTGTTCTATTCAACCGGATAGTGAACTTGCTAAACTTTTGAATCAGGCAAAACTAATCATTTGGGATGAAGCTCCCATGATGCACAAACACTGTTTTGAGGCTTTTGATAGGACTATGAGGGACATTATCCGTCCACAAGCGAAACATAAACCATTTGGTGGTAAGGTCGTTGTTTTTGGTGGAGATTTTCGACAAATTCTACCTATCATACAAAGAGGTACAAGAGCAGAGATAGTTAACGCATCACTACATTCTTCGTATTTATGGAGAGATATAACTGTGTTAGAACTAACCAAGAACATGCGTTTGAGAAGTGGCACTAATGAAATGTACGATTCTGAATTAGCTGACTTTGCATATTGGATTCTAAAAATTGGTGAAGGAAAGCTTAACTTGCCGAATGATGGTGAAGCAGATATAGATTTCCAAGACGATATTTTGCTTAAAACCAACGAAAACCCCATTGAGACTATTATAGACTCCACCT of the Rutidosis leptorrhynchoides isolate AG116_Rl617_1_P2 chromosome 5, CSIRO_AGI_Rlap_v1, whole genome shotgun sequence genome contains:
- the LOC139849511 gene encoding uncharacterized protein → MFAVPSKVGKTDGKPCCTQIQQKPPKRPSQIALMLEIPSKDGNSLLGVRIEPELAVPQIGSHPIRLKPSFGGSIELHDLANVGSSSHTDATSKHHDSSCSQRQPIYQQSPIIQSPSYRQTSVLKNITNTPDQFKSPRTPSKLITSRYISSPTSNVPPYRLPKNGITSCGSSMTSNLGHLSDTQRISRPRGRPKKYPQQDTYLVEPSSENDTISSEGQHSSSSSIQLPIKSNKDLITKRRGRPPKYAFSSNDLIPCASSATQKSNIQSVDSQSAKMAGISTEYRDIGDAIYVCNACKACLWKSEAMRGNKSFTKKIYSLCCLNGKVELPTLNKPPQLLMELFSGTSDRSKKFVENVKRYNMMFSFTSIVGKVDHKINSGKGPYVYRMCGQNYHLGGSLIPQPGKEPRFCQLYIYDTKHEVDNRINAYSNSHNASSNTSQYGLDSDTVFRLKGLLDQTNPLVKKFRMARDRYDMNEKETIKIKLIGSRAKDGRTYNLPTADEVAALVIGDIDGTTDKRDIILDSRSKGLKRISELHPSYLALQYPILFPYAEDGYRPEIFHKGVEIEDATGHSKLTIREFFAFRLQKRVNETSLILLSRKLLQQFIVDAYTMVENTRLFYIRNNQKAFRRVQLSSLYEAQNSGDNDVSIMGTRVTLPSSFTGGARYMQQNYLDAMAIWPEILRFLEPYNLKPEDRPDITTCVFKIKLDALMKQIKKEKLFGKLQGHLYVIEFQKRGLPHAHICIFIDKEDKIPNPEDIDKFICAEIPNKEDDPELYTLVQDFMMHGPCGPKHLSCPCMVNKECSKHFPKDFTDETHFDKEGYPLYRRRDDGNFIMKKDSKLDNRSPAVYRLSFHLPDHQPIVFDEDEPMESVLEKPSVGASQFIEWMNRNRHDNEARQYTYVEFPRYYVWNGNTRKWTKRTSQKTVGRIHFVHPKSGESYYLRILLNKVSGPTCFEDIRTVDGKVHDSFKEACYALGLLNDDKEYIASIKETHTWASEHYCRGLFVSLITSDSIACPDRVWKETCDLLSDDLKHEVPERLRTNDVDKLTNVLHNLALAKIEIELNRSGATLKNIPNMPFPDYEFINTSCNMLIQDELNYNIADLEEEHRTLCATMTTEQKVVYDTIIATVDQQAAGLYFVYGYGGTGKTFVWKTLAAAIRSRGDIVINVASSGIAALLLTGGRTAHSRFSIPINVLEDSFCSIQPDSELAKLLNQAKLIIWDEAPMMHKHCFEAFDRTMRDIIRPQAKHKPFGGKVVVFGGDFRQILPIIQRGTRAEIVNASLHSSYLWRDITVLELTKNMRLRSGTNEMYDSELADFAYWILKIGEGKLNLPNDGEADIDFQDDILLKTNENPIETIIDSTYPRLRENMSNPKFFQDRAILAPTNEQVDSINDHVLSNIDGDEKVYYSSDSLCLDKDDDLFAQQLYSPEILNELKVPGVPNHKLTLKVGVPIMLLRNIDQSKGLCNGTRLQVERLGEHTIEARIITGHSFGNITYIPRMIVAPTDNKIAVRFQRRQFPISVCFSMTINKSQGQSLANVGLYLRKPVFTHGQLYVAVSRVTSKKGLKVVLLDDKGKDTCKTKNVVYKEGCSHQLPICFSTFLLLPNYVGVKEIFKELCDQDIKNKKRIAVQKCRQQKKECLDNLQNTIQHLNQQLQEQHTAAQKSTDNQIDPLNKQILDHYIELAKQKSNAAKLNVFSILFGSWMSHVEQFLAWLGGLRPSNIVKLITNHVELSERQIGKMNSLKDATLEEEMKISTYVHNLQDTLADSFNGKSFVDKGDFSAMNNYSNQMSENLGRMSVVSTYCDQADELRITTLENLQTILTTRQHALAWITLHNYQKRLLSFNHQWQAIPI